In Triticum aestivum cultivar Chinese Spring chromosome 5B, IWGSC CS RefSeq v2.1, whole genome shotgun sequence, the following proteins share a genomic window:
- the LOC123112453 gene encoding uncharacterized protein isoform X1, with protein sequence MTAEGTARGGAGEAPKAELAAAKAVSPTGEEREGVGGPFVIVNGDSDGHSDPGSDTGAGAESDSRPEEEDLPRANAAPAADAGGDYPTAGGELAAPDGAVGLPSSNGHASPAPAESEVDGVGEVEGEGSHNSEAGPGDQGTAAAGELDGQDAATELKIDHADAADDSAPHAVESVLNVNDGESEKSAATEVVAPEEQQDGEKNAPAESSGSDKPPTQAESGSIVLESEGSGEQSKGEEIAAEIMESGTDGSGVSGVTGQHDADTSVTATDPVINVDEGKHEHAAVTELVEQDGSNGHDHVEQIADSGTSAPEIEADGSKGQQIEALTTEPEVLDGGDCEATSKGPSEEEVVANGPGCAKDTSQPEVLDGGDCEATSKGPSEEEVVANGLGCAKDTADTSLELEGESEVASVVVEVEGVVVKDGEGDLHDGHTVVVPSSDEEAKPPAKEGTNEAIPAEVVKEGISEQIVQDNESVKVDVSSVTHQSVNSEAPVVEPKGDHILQVEDAAGDGNTAVSDVKVVMLEMNAADSVQTPDLKSASEDRSVPLHANSSDQVEEEVNKEVSPEDAHLAQNEYSSVQTGKHEQLELPGTGAAAADKSDNAVVEAEPGKEMEVVEDVALHAAAASTFHNEPRSIDFIDNNYVKPDTELESCDHVQAEECNSDEISSTAVDEVISGVSTEHGTAVTDDAELRYDTGGASLSETAVDQGEAVALTDNKASVVDEVKPSSAPGSESDVAPEAGDVSQIGESRDLVTDCQSNNDQPDILDTSTTREELVSLTEYPCLPVVTLESGVKAPHTDKATATSDETSKDTENINACNISSTEVETKSLEVVEPSSVDGVVPVEHENDDEHEHKGKEKIAEDSSESPVEQPVDLESDKGNIQLMRPHKFFIVKVPKLAGDDVWAKVQDAQVHLDRLTQERDAINARKKKQKAAFDEYREKLEAARKEETEARAAHAGKRNVLDGVRSTIGKLNQATSVEEIDELIVRKQRTMEHETISLKEEKLFIKEINDLKAQRKQACSNMGSEAEMSEAFHQKDHIHEQHKTLKKEADLLFKNLKSLEENRKKIQKSFEDERAALRKLNDDLYAANELRQQAYEKWVELRGEPGKKNKYFFMYKKDRDAVGKLLSSGDIDGLQSYCNNQVEGFMEMWNKDDDFRRLYVEANQISTLRRLATHDGRSLGPDEEPPVIPSNNYSRRPNNPSQLTVSSPNVPITTKEAAPEKSTAVVVPVEEDSFPVLPPTQTHKQAKPKAAGSGSSQKEITPAPAPAPEVVDVKQIEKEKARLAEEMELARKAEELARKEEELREQRAAAEKEQLRLEQIAKAKEAEERKKKKAEKAQERAEFKARKEAEMKEKKKAKKSKKVGTAPADLASVQSNPAPIATTDAESNTPDNTRDVDVPQQPPRRPGKPAVRQLQPMPAPLRNKFKRRTRQYIFIGVAVALAVVALILAGRTLDLPGLSSLRF encoded by the exons ATGACGGCCGaggggacggcgcgcggcggcgccggcgaggcgccgAAGGCGGAATtggcggcggccaaggcggtctccCCGACGGGGGAGGAGCGCGAGGGGGTGGGCGGCCCCTTCGTGATCGTCAACGGCGACTCCGACGGCCACTCGGACCCCGGCTCGGACACGGGCGCCGGGGCCGAGTCGGATTCCCGCCCGGAGGAGGAGGATCTGCCCCGGGCCAATGCAGCCCCGGCTGCTGACGCGGGCGGAGATTACCCCACCGCCGGTGGGGAATTGGCCGCTCCGGACGGCGCCGTCGGCCTCCCATCTTCCAACGGGCATGCTAGCCCCGCTCCGGCGGAGTCTGAGGTTGATGGTGTGGGCGAAGTAGAAGGTGAGGGAAGCCACAATTCTGAAGCTGGACCGGGGGACCAGGGCACTGCTGCCGCTGGAGAGCTTGATGGTCAAGATGCAGCAACAGAACTTAAGATTGACCATGCTGACGCTGCTGATGATTCTGCTCCACATGCCGTGGAATCTGTGCTTAATGTCAACGATGGAGAAAGTGAAAAAAGTGCTGCCACTGAGGTTGTTGCTCCTGAAGAACAGCAGGATGGAGAGAAGAATGCTCCAGCAGAGTCCAGTGGTTCAGATAAGCCCCCCACACAGGCTGAGTCTGGTTCCATTGTCTTGGAGTCTGAGGGCAGTGGCGAGCAGAGCAAAGGAGAAGAGATTGCTGCTGAGATCATGGAGTCAGGTACAGATGGATCAGGTGTCTCGGGGGTGACTGGACAGCATGATGCTGACACAAGTGTGACTGCTACTGATCCTGTGATTAACGTCGATGAGGGCAAACATGAGCATGCTGCAGTCACAGAGCTGGTGGAGCAGGATGGGAGCAACGGGCATGACCATGTTGAGCAGATTGCTGATTCTGGCACATCTGCTCCTGAGATAGAAGCTGATGGGAGCAAAGGGCAGCAAATAGAAGCACTGACTACTGAGCCTGAAGTATTGGATGGAGGCGATTGTGAAGCGACTTCTAAGGGACCTTCAGAAGAGGAAGTTGTTGCAAACGGGCCTGGCTGTGCCAAGGACACTTCTCAGCCTGAAGTATTGGATGGAGGCGATTGTGAAGCGACTTCTAAGGGACCTTCAGAAGAGGAAGTTGTTGCAAACGGGCTTGGCTGTGCCAAGGACACTGCTGACACTTCTTTGGAGCTTGAGGGAGAGAGCGAAGTTGCCTCTGTTGTGGTTGAAGTGGAGGGCGTAGTAGTAAAGGATGGTGAGGGGGATTTGCATGATGGTCATACGGTTGTTGTCCCCTCATCTGACGAGGAAGCAAAACCTCCCGCAAAGGAGGGTACAAATGAGGCCATTCCTGCTGAAGTTGTGAAGGAGGGAATAAGTGAACAAATTGTGCAAGATAATGAATCCGTTAAGGTTGATGTCTCTTCTGTCACACATCAGTCAGTAAATTCAGAAGCTCCAGTTGTTGAACCTAAGGGGGATCACATACTCCAGGTAGAAGATGCTGCAGGTGATGGAAACACTGCAGTTTCTGATGTGAAGGTTGTCATGTTGGAAATGAACGCAGCAGATAGCGTGCAAACACCGGATCTCAAGTCGGCATCTGAAGACAGGAGTGTACCATTGCATGCGAATTCGTCCGACCAAGTTGAGGAGGAGGTAAACAAAGAAGTTTCCCCTGAGGACGCACATTTAGCCCAGAATGAATATTCTTCTGTACAGACTGGAAAACATGAGCAGTTGGAATTACCTGGCACTGGTGCAGCTGCAGCTGATAAAAGTGACAATGCTGTGGTAGAGGCAGAACCAGGTAAAGAGATGGAGGTTGTTGAAGACGTTGCGTTGCATGCGGCTGCAGCATCTACTTTCCATAATGAGCCAAGGTCCATTGATTTCATTGATAACAATTACGTAAAACCGGATACTGAGTTGGAAAGTTGTGATCATGTACAAGCAGAGGAGTGTAATTCTGATGAAATATCTAGCACCGCTGTCGATGAAGTTATATCTGGTGTTTCCACGGAACATGGAACTGCTGTGACAGATGACGCTGAACTCAGATATGATACAGGAGGTGCATCTCTTAGCGAAACTGCTGTTGATCAAGGTGAAGCTGTTGCATTGACTGATAATAAAGCTTCTGTTGTAGATGAAGTTAAACCCTCTTCTGCCCCAGGAAGTGAATCTGATGTGGCTCCTGAAGCTGGTGATGTTTCGCAAATAGGCGAATCACGTGATTTGGTTACAGATTGCCAATCTAATAATGACCAGCCGGACATTCTTGACACATCAACTACGCGTGAAGAGCTAGTTTCTCTGACTGAATATCCTTGCCTGCCAGTTGTTACATTGGAATCTGGAGTTAAGGCTCCTCATACGGACAAGGCAACCGCCACGTCAGATGAGACATCCAAAGATACTGAAAATATAAATGCATGCAATATATCTTCTACTGAGGTTGAAACCAAATCTTTGGAAG TAGTGGAACCTTCATCTGTTGACGGGGTAGTTCCAGTGGAACATGAGAATGATGATGAACATGAACACAAAGGCAAGGAGAAGATTGCTGAGGACTCCAGTGAGTCGCCTGTTGAACAGCCTGTTGATCTTGAGAGTGACAAGGGAAATATACAACTCATGAGGCCACACAAGTTCTTCATCGTAAAGGTTCCTAAACTTGCGGGCGATGATGTCTGGGCAAAGGTACAAGATGCTCAAGTTCATCTGGATCGCCTGACTCAGGAAAGAGATGCAATTAATGCTCGCAAGAAAAAGCAAAAG GCTGCCTTTGATGAGTATCGGGAAAAGTTAGAGGCAGCACGGAAAGAAGAGACTGAAGCGAGAGCTGCACATGCTGGCAAGAGGAATGTTCTTGATGGTGTACGGTCAACTATTGGGAAGTTGAATCAAGCAACTTCAGTTGAAGAAATTGATGAGTTG ATCGTGAGGAAACAGAGGACTATGGAACATGAAACAATTTCTTTGAAAGAAGAGAAGCTATTCATTAAAGAGATTAATGATCTGAAAGCCCAAAGGAAGCAAGCGTGCTCCAATATGGGCTCAGAGGCTGAAATGAGTGAAGCATTCCATCAAAAGGATCACATTCATGAGCAACATAAG ACTTTGAAGAAGGAAGCAGATTTACTTTTCAAAAATCTGAAGTCCCTTGAGGAGAACAGAAAAAAGATTCAAAAGTCTTTCGAGGATGAAAGAGCTGCTCTCAGAAAGTTAAATGATGACTTGTATGCTGCCAATGAACTACGTCAACAGGCCTATGAGAAGTGGGTTGAGCTGAGAGGGGAACCGGGCAAGAAG AACAAGTACTTCTTCATGTACAAGAAGGACCGCGATGCTGTGGGCAAGCTCTTATCAAGTGGTGACATTGATGGACTTCAGTCATATTGTAATAATCAG GTTGAGGGTTTTATGGAGATGTGGAACAAAGATGATGACTTCCGCAGGCTGTATGTTGAAGCAAACCAGATTAGCACTCTGAGGAGATTAGCTACCCATGATGGAAGATCACTTGGTCCTGATGAGGAGCCTCCCGTCATTCCCAGTAACAATTACAGTAGAAGACCCAACAATCCATCTCAACTCACTGTTTCAAGCCCAAACGTTCCCATTACAACTAAAGAAGCAGCACCTGAAAAGTCTACTGCAGTTGTTGTCCCTGTAGAAGAGGATTCCTTTCCTGTTTTACCACCAACCCAGACCCATAAGCAGGCCAAACCAAAGGCAGCTGGTAGTGGTTCATCCCAGAAAGAAATAACcccagctccagctccagctccagaAGTGGTAGATGTAAAACAGATTGAAAAGGAAAAGGCTCGTCTGGCGGAGGAGATGGAGTTAGCAAGGAAGGCGGAGGAGTTGGCACGCAAGGAGGAGGAATTAAGAGAGCAGAGGGCTGCAGCTGAAAAGGAACAACTCCGCTTGGAGCAAATAGCCAAAGCTAAGGAAGCtgaggaaagaaagaaaaagaaggcaGAGAAGGCTCAGGAAAGGGCGGAGTTCAAAGCGCGCAAGGAAGCTGAGATGAAGGAAAAG AAGAAAGCAAAGAAGTCTAAAAAGGTTGGCACCGCACCAGCAGACTTAGCAAGTGTCCAGAGCAACCCTGCACCTATAGCTACAACAGACGCTGAAAGCAACACACCTGACAATACTAGGGATGTTGATGTTCCTCAACAACCCCCAAGGAGGCCCGGTAAACCAGCAGTGAGGCAGCTGCAGCCCATGCCCGCACCCCTGCGTAACAAGTTCAAAAGGAGAACGCGGCAGTACATCTTCATCGGAGTCGCAGTTGCCCTAGCTGTCGTCGCGTTGATCCTGGCCGGCAGAACCTTAGACCTCCCTGGTTTAAGTTCTCTTCGCTTCTGA
- the LOC123112453 gene encoding uncharacterized protein isoform X3 — translation MTAEGTARGGAGEAPKAELAAAKAVSPTGEEREGVGGPFVIVNGDSDGHSDPGSDTGAGAESDSRPEEEDLPRANAAPAADAGGDYPTAGGELAAPDGAVGLPSSNGHASPAPAESEVDGVGEVEGEGSHNSEAGPGDQGTAAAGELDGQDAATELKIDHADAADDSAPHAVESVLNVNDGESEKSAATEVVAPEEQQDGEKNAPAESSGSDKPPTQAESGSIVLESEGSGEQSKGEEIAAEIMESGTDGSGVSGVTGQHDADTSVTATDPVINVDEGKHEHAAVTELVEQDGSNGHDHVEQIADSGTSAPEIEADGSKGQQIEALTTEPEVLDGGDCEATSKGPSEEEVVANGPGCAKDTSQPEVLDGGDCEATSKGPSEEEVVANGLGCAKDTADTSLELEGESEVASVVVEVEGVVVKDGEGDLHDGHTVVVPSSDEEAKPPAKEGTNEAIPAEVVKEGISEQIVQDNESVKVDVSSVTHQSVNSEAPVVEPKGDHILQVEDAAGDGNTAVSDVKVVMLEMNAADSVQTPDLKSASEDRSVPLHANSSDQVEEEVNKEVSPEDAHLAQNEYSSVQTGKHEQLELPGTGAAAADKSDNAVVEAEPGKEMEVVEDVALHAAAASTFHNEPRSIDFIDNNYVKPDTELESCDHVQAEECNSDEISSTAVDEVISGVSTEHGTAVTDDAELRYDTGDEVKPSSAPGSESDVAPEAGDVSQIGESRDLVTDCQSNNDQPDILDTSTTREELVSLTEYPCLPVVTLESGVKAPHTDKATATSDETSKDTENINACNISSTEVETKSLEVVEPSSVDGVVPVEHENDDEHEHKGKEKIAEDSSESPVEQPVDLESDKGNIQLMRPHKFFIVKVPKLAGDDVWAKVQDAQVHLDRLTQERDAINARKKKQKAAFDEYREKLEAARKEETEARAAHAGKRNVLDGVRSTIGKLNQATSVEEIDELIVRKQRTMEHETISLKEEKLFIKEINDLKAQRKQACSNMGSEAEMSEAFHQKDHIHEQHKTLKKEADLLFKNLKSLEENRKKIQKSFEDERAALRKLNDDLYAANELRQQAYEKWVELRGEPGKKNKYFFMYKKDRDAVGKLLSSGDIDGLQSYCNNQVEGFMEMWNKDDDFRRLYVEANQISTLRRLATHDGRSLGPDEEPPVIPSNNYSRRPNNPSQLTVSSPNVPITTKEAAPEKSTAVVVPVEEDSFPVLPPTQTHKQAKPKAAGSGSSQKEITPAPAPAPEVVDVKQIEKEKARLAEEMELARKAEELARKEEELREQRAAAEKEQLRLEQIAKAKEAEERKKKKAEKAQERAEFKARKEAEMKEKKKAKKSKKVGTAPADLASVQSNPAPIATTDAESNTPDNTRDVDVPQQPPRRPGKPAVRQLQPMPAPLRNKFKRRTRQYIFIGVAVALAVVALILAGRTLDLPGLSSLRF, via the exons ATGACGGCCGaggggacggcgcgcggcggcgccggcgaggcgccgAAGGCGGAATtggcggcggccaaggcggtctccCCGACGGGGGAGGAGCGCGAGGGGGTGGGCGGCCCCTTCGTGATCGTCAACGGCGACTCCGACGGCCACTCGGACCCCGGCTCGGACACGGGCGCCGGGGCCGAGTCGGATTCCCGCCCGGAGGAGGAGGATCTGCCCCGGGCCAATGCAGCCCCGGCTGCTGACGCGGGCGGAGATTACCCCACCGCCGGTGGGGAATTGGCCGCTCCGGACGGCGCCGTCGGCCTCCCATCTTCCAACGGGCATGCTAGCCCCGCTCCGGCGGAGTCTGAGGTTGATGGTGTGGGCGAAGTAGAAGGTGAGGGAAGCCACAATTCTGAAGCTGGACCGGGGGACCAGGGCACTGCTGCCGCTGGAGAGCTTGATGGTCAAGATGCAGCAACAGAACTTAAGATTGACCATGCTGACGCTGCTGATGATTCTGCTCCACATGCCGTGGAATCTGTGCTTAATGTCAACGATGGAGAAAGTGAAAAAAGTGCTGCCACTGAGGTTGTTGCTCCTGAAGAACAGCAGGATGGAGAGAAGAATGCTCCAGCAGAGTCCAGTGGTTCAGATAAGCCCCCCACACAGGCTGAGTCTGGTTCCATTGTCTTGGAGTCTGAGGGCAGTGGCGAGCAGAGCAAAGGAGAAGAGATTGCTGCTGAGATCATGGAGTCAGGTACAGATGGATCAGGTGTCTCGGGGGTGACTGGACAGCATGATGCTGACACAAGTGTGACTGCTACTGATCCTGTGATTAACGTCGATGAGGGCAAACATGAGCATGCTGCAGTCACAGAGCTGGTGGAGCAGGATGGGAGCAACGGGCATGACCATGTTGAGCAGATTGCTGATTCTGGCACATCTGCTCCTGAGATAGAAGCTGATGGGAGCAAAGGGCAGCAAATAGAAGCACTGACTACTGAGCCTGAAGTATTGGATGGAGGCGATTGTGAAGCGACTTCTAAGGGACCTTCAGAAGAGGAAGTTGTTGCAAACGGGCCTGGCTGTGCCAAGGACACTTCTCAGCCTGAAGTATTGGATGGAGGCGATTGTGAAGCGACTTCTAAGGGACCTTCAGAAGAGGAAGTTGTTGCAAACGGGCTTGGCTGTGCCAAGGACACTGCTGACACTTCTTTGGAGCTTGAGGGAGAGAGCGAAGTTGCCTCTGTTGTGGTTGAAGTGGAGGGCGTAGTAGTAAAGGATGGTGAGGGGGATTTGCATGATGGTCATACGGTTGTTGTCCCCTCATCTGACGAGGAAGCAAAACCTCCCGCAAAGGAGGGTACAAATGAGGCCATTCCTGCTGAAGTTGTGAAGGAGGGAATAAGTGAACAAATTGTGCAAGATAATGAATCCGTTAAGGTTGATGTCTCTTCTGTCACACATCAGTCAGTAAATTCAGAAGCTCCAGTTGTTGAACCTAAGGGGGATCACATACTCCAGGTAGAAGATGCTGCAGGTGATGGAAACACTGCAGTTTCTGATGTGAAGGTTGTCATGTTGGAAATGAACGCAGCAGATAGCGTGCAAACACCGGATCTCAAGTCGGCATCTGAAGACAGGAGTGTACCATTGCATGCGAATTCGTCCGACCAAGTTGAGGAGGAGGTAAACAAAGAAGTTTCCCCTGAGGACGCACATTTAGCCCAGAATGAATATTCTTCTGTACAGACTGGAAAACATGAGCAGTTGGAATTACCTGGCACTGGTGCAGCTGCAGCTGATAAAAGTGACAATGCTGTGGTAGAGGCAGAACCAGGTAAAGAGATGGAGGTTGTTGAAGACGTTGCGTTGCATGCGGCTGCAGCATCTACTTTCCATAATGAGCCAAGGTCCATTGATTTCATTGATAACAATTACGTAAAACCGGATACTGAGTTGGAAAGTTGTGATCATGTACAAGCAGAGGAGTGTAATTCTGATGAAATATCTAGCACCGCTGTCGATGAAGTTATATCTGGTGTTTCCACGGAACATGGAACTGCTGTGACAGATGACGCTGAACTCAGATATGATACAGGAG ATGAAGTTAAACCCTCTTCTGCCCCAGGAAGTGAATCTGATGTGGCTCCTGAAGCTGGTGATGTTTCGCAAATAGGCGAATCACGTGATTTGGTTACAGATTGCCAATCTAATAATGACCAGCCGGACATTCTTGACACATCAACTACGCGTGAAGAGCTAGTTTCTCTGACTGAATATCCTTGCCTGCCAGTTGTTACATTGGAATCTGGAGTTAAGGCTCCTCATACGGACAAGGCAACCGCCACGTCAGATGAGACATCCAAAGATACTGAAAATATAAATGCATGCAATATATCTTCTACTGAGGTTGAAACCAAATCTTTGGAAG TAGTGGAACCTTCATCTGTTGACGGGGTAGTTCCAGTGGAACATGAGAATGATGATGAACATGAACACAAAGGCAAGGAGAAGATTGCTGAGGACTCCAGTGAGTCGCCTGTTGAACAGCCTGTTGATCTTGAGAGTGACAAGGGAAATATACAACTCATGAGGCCACACAAGTTCTTCATCGTAAAGGTTCCTAAACTTGCGGGCGATGATGTCTGGGCAAAGGTACAAGATGCTCAAGTTCATCTGGATCGCCTGACTCAGGAAAGAGATGCAATTAATGCTCGCAAGAAAAAGCAAAAG GCTGCCTTTGATGAGTATCGGGAAAAGTTAGAGGCAGCACGGAAAGAAGAGACTGAAGCGAGAGCTGCACATGCTGGCAAGAGGAATGTTCTTGATGGTGTACGGTCAACTATTGGGAAGTTGAATCAAGCAACTTCAGTTGAAGAAATTGATGAGTTG ATCGTGAGGAAACAGAGGACTATGGAACATGAAACAATTTCTTTGAAAGAAGAGAAGCTATTCATTAAAGAGATTAATGATCTGAAAGCCCAAAGGAAGCAAGCGTGCTCCAATATGGGCTCAGAGGCTGAAATGAGTGAAGCATTCCATCAAAAGGATCACATTCATGAGCAACATAAG ACTTTGAAGAAGGAAGCAGATTTACTTTTCAAAAATCTGAAGTCCCTTGAGGAGAACAGAAAAAAGATTCAAAAGTCTTTCGAGGATGAAAGAGCTGCTCTCAGAAAGTTAAATGATGACTTGTATGCTGCCAATGAACTACGTCAACAGGCCTATGAGAAGTGGGTTGAGCTGAGAGGGGAACCGGGCAAGAAG AACAAGTACTTCTTCATGTACAAGAAGGACCGCGATGCTGTGGGCAAGCTCTTATCAAGTGGTGACATTGATGGACTTCAGTCATATTGTAATAATCAG GTTGAGGGTTTTATGGAGATGTGGAACAAAGATGATGACTTCCGCAGGCTGTATGTTGAAGCAAACCAGATTAGCACTCTGAGGAGATTAGCTACCCATGATGGAAGATCACTTGGTCCTGATGAGGAGCCTCCCGTCATTCCCAGTAACAATTACAGTAGAAGACCCAACAATCCATCTCAACTCACTGTTTCAAGCCCAAACGTTCCCATTACAACTAAAGAAGCAGCACCTGAAAAGTCTACTGCAGTTGTTGTCCCTGTAGAAGAGGATTCCTTTCCTGTTTTACCACCAACCCAGACCCATAAGCAGGCCAAACCAAAGGCAGCTGGTAGTGGTTCATCCCAGAAAGAAATAACcccagctccagctccagctccagaAGTGGTAGATGTAAAACAGATTGAAAAGGAAAAGGCTCGTCTGGCGGAGGAGATGGAGTTAGCAAGGAAGGCGGAGGAGTTGGCACGCAAGGAGGAGGAATTAAGAGAGCAGAGGGCTGCAGCTGAAAAGGAACAACTCCGCTTGGAGCAAATAGCCAAAGCTAAGGAAGCtgaggaaagaaagaaaaagaaggcaGAGAAGGCTCAGGAAAGGGCGGAGTTCAAAGCGCGCAAGGAAGCTGAGATGAAGGAAAAG AAGAAAGCAAAGAAGTCTAAAAAGGTTGGCACCGCACCAGCAGACTTAGCAAGTGTCCAGAGCAACCCTGCACCTATAGCTACAACAGACGCTGAAAGCAACACACCTGACAATACTAGGGATGTTGATGTTCCTCAACAACCCCCAAGGAGGCCCGGTAAACCAGCAGTGAGGCAGCTGCAGCCCATGCCCGCACCCCTGCGTAACAAGTTCAAAAGGAGAACGCGGCAGTACATCTTCATCGGAGTCGCAGTTGCCCTAGCTGTCGTCGCGTTGATCCTGGCCGGCAGAACCTTAGACCTCCCTGGTTTAAGTTCTCTTCGCTTCTGA